The following proteins are encoded in a genomic region of Ptychodera flava strain L36383 chromosome 23 unlocalized genomic scaffold, AS_Pfla_20210202 Scaffold_24__1_contigs__length_23054250_pilon, whole genome shotgun sequence:
- the LOC139125102 gene encoding transcriptional repressor CTCF-like: NLFSRVKKAPPSPREPKTHECDICGRTFRTSTLLRNHHNTHTGTKPYKCELCQRAFGTSGELARHTKYTHTHEKPHKCPLCDYVSVESSKIKRHMRSHTGEKPFKCQLCSYASTDNYKLKRDMRVHTGEKPFKCPECDMAFSQKSSLKEHRWKHTGNRPTHKCDYCDVTFGRIADMKAHIRKMHTAGDPLIRKVCENGFSDRFSYMQHIKTHRGEKIYKCGQCGYSCPQKRHLLTHMRVHTGERPFACKDCGESFKIKPTLVHHEKTKHDPNYQGEKEGEYSCEKCDKSFTRTSALKNHQKKHETILITTPDTGEKRKAEESPEGAPSTPRKMTRSQPRLSQTTTEEGQVIHTIDPTTMSGIEGAVVDVQGIQGTVIGVDAEGGGLVIRVDSSAVGVVSTPEEEDRSEKEEIEAPQEEMQEEEHHASHEEQLVAQISDLAQTGAAEPHPVAAAAAAAAGAVAENVPMEQQVEQEGGAEEETEEGEGGTIYLFVEKQ, translated from the exons aatctCTTCAGCAGGGTGAAGAAGGCACCGCCTAGCCCGAGGGAGCCAAAAACTCACGAGTGTGACATCTGTGGGCGTACTTTCCGCACTTCCACTTTGCTGAGAAACCACCACAACACCCACACAGGGACCAAGCCATACAAGTGTGAATTGTGTCAGCGTGCTTTTGGTACCAGTGGTGAGTTGGCAAGACACACAAAGTACACCCACACCCATGAGAAGCCCCACAAGTGCCCACTGTGCGATTACGTGAGTGTGGAAAGCAGTAAGATCAAGCGTCACATGCGTTCTCACACCGGGGAGAAGCCATTCAAGTGCCAGCTGTGTTCATACGCCAGCACTGACAACTACAAGCTGAAACGTGATATgcgtgtccacactggcgagAAACCTTTCAAGTGTCCGGAATGCGATATGGCATTTTCTCAGAAGAGCAGTCTGAAAGAGCACCGATGGAAGCACACCGGAAATCGACCCACCCACAAGTGCGACTACTGCGATGTTACTTTCGGTCGCATAGCTGACATGAAAGCTCACATCCGCAAGATGCACACTGCCGGGGATCCCCTTATCCGCAAAGTTTGTGAGAACGGCTTCTCTGATCGCTTCAGCTACATGCAGCACATCAAGACCCATCGCGGCGAGAAGATCTACAAATGCGGCCAGTGTGGCTACTCTTGTCCCCAGAAGCGTCATCTCCTGACCCACATGAGGGTGCACACCGGCGAGCGCCCGTTCGCCTGCAAGGACTGCGGCGAGAGCTTCAAAATCAAGCCAACGCTGGTACACCACGAGAAGACCAAGCACGACCCTAACTATCAGGGTGAGAAGGAAGGCGAATACAGCTGTGAAAAGTGCGACAAGTCATTCACCCGCACCAGTGCTCTGAAGAATCACCAGAAGAAACACGAAACCATCCTGATCACCACCCCGGACACCGGAGAGAAGCGTAAAGCAGAGGAATCCCCAGAGGGTGCCCCTTCAACCCCAAGGAAGATGACTCGCTCGCAGCCGAGACTGAGCCAGACAACCACTGAGGAAGGCCAGGTGATACATACCATAGATCCGACTACCATGTCTGGTATTGAAGGAGCTGTGGTAGACGTACAAGGCATCCAGGGTACCGTGATTGGTGTGGACGCTGAAGGTGGCGGCTTGGTCATACGTGTTGACAGTAGTGCTGTCGGTGTCGTGAGCACTCCCGAGGAAGAGGATAGATCTGAAAAGGAGGAAATTGAAGCACCTCAAG aagaaatgcaAGAAGAGGAGCACCATGCCAGTCACGAAGAACAGCTTGTGGCGCAGATCTCTGACCTGGCTCAAACTGGAGCGGCAGAACCCCACCCAGTCGCAGCAgctgcagcagcagcagcaggtGCAGTGGCTGAGAACGTACCCATGGAACAGCAGGTTGAACAGGAGGGAGGAGCAGAGGAGGAAACCGAAGAAGGGGAGGGTGGAACCATCTACCTGTTTGTTGAAAAGCAGTAA